AAGTTGCTATTAATGAAGCAATCGAAGTAGGAAAAACATTTGGTGGAGAAGCCTCAGGAAAGTTTATTAACGGTGTTTTGGGAGCAATTTATAAAGATTTGCAAATAGCGAATCCAGAAATTGTTAAAAAAGAAGAGGAAAGAAAGGGAAAAAAAGAAGAAAAAAAGGAGAGAGAAGAATAAATACACTAAAATAATATAAAGATTAAAAAAATAATATTGCTGCATTGTTATATTGTTGTATTGCTGGTCAATTAAACAATTTAACAATTTAGCAATCAAAGAGAAATGAAAGACTTTTCAAAGTTCGAAGAACTTATTAATGTAAAGTTCAAGAATATCGATTTTTTGAAACAAGCCGTTGTACATCGGTCTTATTTAAACGAGCATCCTGATTTTCACTTGCCTCATAATGAGAGAGTGGAGTTTTTGGGTGATGCGGTATTAGAAATAATCGTCACCGAATATCTATACCTAAACTATCCAGACACTCCTGAAGGTGATTTGACCAACTGGAGGGCTTCTTTGGTTAACTCAAAAATGCTTGCTCGAGTAGCTGAGGAAATAAAACTAGAAAAATATTTGTATCTCTCAAAAGGAGAATCGAAGGACACTAATTCAAAAGCGAGACAATATATAATTGCTAATGCCGTTGAAGCTTTGATTGGTGGAATTTATCTTGATCAAGGAATAAAAAAGGCAAGTGAGTTTGTTCATGCTTATATGTTGTCTAA
The sequence above is a segment of the Patescibacteria group bacterium genome. Coding sequences within it:
- the rnc gene encoding ribonuclease III yields the protein MKDFSKFEELINVKFKNIDFLKQAVVHRSYLNEHPDFHLPHNERVEFLGDAVLEIIVTEYLYLNYPDTPEGDLTNWRASLVNSKMLARVAEEIKLEKYLYLSKGESKDTNSKARQYIIANAVEALIGGIYLDQGIKKASEFVHAYMLSKLDDILENKLYLDPKSKFQEIAQENAKTTPHYRVLGESGPDHDKIFEVGLYLGEDLVAKGKGSSKQEAQVDAAAKGIKKKKW